A genomic window from Anticarsia gemmatalis isolate Benzon Research Colony breed Stoneville strain chromosome 22, ilAntGemm2 primary, whole genome shotgun sequence includes:
- the LOC142982929 gene encoding uncharacterized protein LOC142982929, with protein MTTGIYHWKLGDVARARICKKVYSNVQVVKDEKGLFYDDKVLGISGNEDGSITVTKELCYYVETCKTKNRFWLPYTSMHLAERSRPFYGPASKAPKVSPPKTPAVPRKRKIKEDLIVPLNVKISKLKEPDLNTTYDIRHTPLKQGRYENAFKEFIRRGKDMLFDQYFTYLQADVITNRDTLDYLYNVDASTEDKFEMVIKSVVSEKEIENYLHQCWRYNFVRKQTSSYNYNDSKDGSDSSNSLSPVKAAVTIHAPWCLVCGKGDKLRECPNCPSSFHMPCRREWLVSILHRKNPPKKPSKPVTLVEKILSSTRTICSVRKEKENTELCPSCMWGPKVGYDDVVWHKLGQCPWWPARVLTPGSTPSCLLARNHSPHHWPLRYYGTLNHSWGESSRMCLFLPSHANNMPRDEQVAQAVLDACDDYISVYLT; from the exons ATGACTACGGGAATTTATCATTGGAAGTTAGGAGACGTGGCTCGTGCCAGGatttgtaaaaaagtttattcaaatGTCCAAGTTGTGAAAGATGAGAAAGGATTGTTTTATGATGATAAAG TTCTAGGTATATCAGGCAATGAAGATGGTTCAATCACTGTTACAAAAGAGTTGTGCTACTATGTGGAGACATGTAAGACTAAGAACAGGTTCTGGTTGCCGTACACCAGCATGCACCTGGCTGAGAGGTCCAGGCCATTCTATGGACCAGCTAGCAAGGCTCCAAAGGTGTCTCCACCTAAAACTCCTGCTGTACCTAGAAAG AGGAAAATCAAAGAAGACCTAATAGTACcactaaatgtaaaaatatcaaaactgaAGGAACCAGACTTGAACACAACCTACGACATTCGTCACACTCCACTGAAACAAGGCCGATACGAGAATGCTTTCAAAGAATTCATTCGCAGAGGAAAAGACATGCTGTTTGACCAATACTTTACATACCTACAAGCAGATGTTATAACTAATAGGGATACGTTGGATTATTTGTACAACGTTGATGCGAGTACAGAAGACAAGTTCGAGATGGTGATAAAAAGTGTTGTGTCGGAGAAAGAGATTGAGAATTACTTGCATCAGTGCTGGAGATATAACTTTGTGAGGAAGCAGACTAGTagctataattataatgatagtAAAGATGGATCTGATAGTtca AACTCGTTATCTCCCGTGAAGGCAGCGGTGACGATCCACGCGCCGTGGTGCCTGGTCTGCGGCAAGGGAGACAAGCTGCGGGAGTGTCCCAACTGCCCCTCCTCCTTCCACATGCCTTGCAGGAGGGAGTGGCTTGTGTCTATATTAC ATCGTAAGAATCCTCCCAAGAAGCCGTCGAAACCTGTCACCTTAGTAGAGAAGATATTATCAAGCACTCGCACCATCTGTTCCGTGAGAAAAGAGAAGGAAAACACAGAGCTATGTCCTAGCTGTATGTGGGGACCTAAAGTTGG GTACGACGACGTGGTATGGCACAAGCTGGGTCAGTGTCCGTGGTGGCCGGCGCGAGTGCTGACACCGGGCTCCACTCCCTCGTGTCTGCTGGCCAGGAACCACTCGCCACATCACTGGCCCCTCAGATATTATG GGACGCTGAACCACTCATGGGGCGAGTCATCCCGCATGTGTTTGTTCCTACCGTCGCATGCTAACAACATGCCGCGCGACGAGCAAGTGGCGCAGGCCGTGCTTGACGCATGCGACGACTATATATCTGTCTATCTTACTTAA